The Streptomyces aurantiacus genome includes a region encoding these proteins:
- a CDS encoding FtsW/RodA/SpoVE family cell cycle protein, with amino-acid sequence MSSSTNPSTHQTSTIGSIGTPSRRNTELALLVFAVVIPVFAYANVGLAINGSVPPGLLSYGLGLGLLAGVGHLVVRKFAPYADPLLLPLATLLNGIGLVVIWRLDQSQRLQARSTFVEAAPRQLLYSALGVALFVAVLVFLKDHRVLQRYTYISMVGALVLLLLPLVPGLGQNVFGARIWIKIPGLGTIQPGEFAKIVLAVFFAGYLMVKRDALALASRRFMGIYLPRGRDLGPIIVVWVISILILVFETDLGTSLLFFGMFVIMLYVATERTSWIVFGLLMSAVGAVGVASFETHVQQRVQAWLDPMREYTLSQEGVAGHTEQSMQALWAFGSGGTLGTGLGQGNSDLIGFAANSDFILATFGEELGLAGVMAILLMYGLIVERGVRTALAARDPFGKLLAIGLSGAFALQVFVVAGGVMGLIPLTGMTMPFLAYGGSSVIANWALIGILIRISDTARRPAPAPAPNPDAEMTQVVRP; translated from the coding sequence ATGAGCAGTTCTACCAACCCGTCGACGCACCAGACGTCCACGATCGGCTCGATCGGCACGCCGAGCAGACGTAACACCGAGCTCGCGCTGCTGGTGTTCGCCGTGGTCATCCCGGTGTTCGCCTATGCCAACGTCGGTCTGGCCATCAATGGCTCGGTGCCTCCGGGACTGCTGAGCTACGGCCTCGGTCTCGGCCTGCTCGCGGGCGTCGGCCACCTCGTCGTACGGAAGTTCGCGCCGTACGCGGACCCGCTGCTGCTGCCTCTGGCGACGCTGCTCAACGGCATCGGACTGGTCGTCATCTGGCGCCTGGACCAGTCGCAGCGACTGCAGGCGCGCAGTACGTTCGTCGAGGCGGCCCCTCGGCAGCTGCTCTACTCCGCGCTGGGTGTGGCCCTCTTCGTCGCCGTACTGGTCTTCCTCAAGGACCACCGCGTCCTGCAGCGCTACACGTACATCTCCATGGTGGGCGCGCTCGTCCTGCTGCTCCTGCCGCTGGTCCCGGGACTCGGCCAGAACGTCTTCGGCGCGAGGATCTGGATCAAGATCCCCGGCCTCGGCACCATCCAGCCCGGTGAGTTCGCGAAGATCGTCCTCGCGGTCTTCTTCGCGGGCTACCTCATGGTGAAACGCGACGCACTGGCCCTCGCCAGCCGCCGTTTCATGGGCATCTACCTGCCACGCGGACGCGACCTCGGCCCGATCATCGTCGTCTGGGTCATCTCGATCCTGATCCTGGTCTTCGAGACCGACCTCGGTACGTCGCTGCTCTTCTTCGGCATGTTCGTGATCATGCTGTACGTCGCCACCGAACGGACCAGCTGGATCGTCTTCGGTCTGCTGATGTCCGCGGTCGGCGCCGTCGGCGTCGCCTCCTTCGAGACGCACGTCCAGCAGCGTGTCCAGGCCTGGCTCGACCCCATGCGCGAGTACACCCTCAGCCAGGAGGGCGTGGCCGGTCACACCGAGCAGTCCATGCAGGCCCTGTGGGCCTTCGGCTCCGGCGGCACCCTCGGCACCGGACTGGGCCAGGGCAACTCCGACCTCATCGGCTTCGCCGCCAACTCCGACTTCATCCTCGCCACCTTCGGCGAGGAGCTGGGCCTGGCCGGCGTCATGGCGATCCTGCTGATGTACGGCCTGATCGTGGAGCGCGGCGTACGCACCGCCCTCGCCGCCCGCGACCCGTTCGGCAAGCTGCTCGCGATCGGTCTGTCCGGCGCCTTCGCCCTCCAGGTCTTCGTCGTCGCCGGCGGCGTCATGGGCCTGATCCCGCTGACCGGTATGACGATGCCGTTCCTGGCGTACGGAGGTTCCTCCGTCATCGCCAACTGGGCGCTCATCGGCATCCTGATCCGGATCAGCGACACCGCCCGGCGCCCCGCGCCGGCCCCCGCACCCAACCCCGACGCCGAGATGACCCAGGTGGTCCGACCGTGA
- a CDS encoding J domain-containing protein — MTTPEADQSPSEPPSEPSAEPVAGEPSAGEAVAEEAHVEAEAEASVRTGAESSASASTGAGRSHEPAEGGPAEDEPVSGAGGDEAERPEARLERAVRAAEQALIEFEIAVETFRVEVENFSRLHHQRLGPMYSRLDELEAQIAEARAASTGDPEDVRKAQEARARVMPMPGIEELFHDWLDSDGLSAEASAMLTEQPVRPPQRVRPSDEARKLYRELVRKAHPDLAQDDTERARRDEFIARVNAAYGRGDEALLRELSEEWAAGPVPEEWRPSRSEELYVRLEWLAQRKELLALVARDLEESAIGAMLKIAPDDPDRLLEEIAEQLLTQVGEREAELAGLLGSGA, encoded by the coding sequence GTGACGACCCCGGAAGCTGATCAGTCCCCGTCCGAGCCGCCGTCCGAGCCCTCTGCGGAGCCGGTCGCCGGTGAGCCGAGCGCTGGGGAGGCGGTCGCCGAGGAGGCGCACGTCGAAGCGGAGGCCGAGGCATCCGTCAGGACCGGCGCCGAATCGAGCGCCTCCGCGTCGACGGGCGCGGGCAGGAGCCACGAACCAGCCGAGGGCGGACCAGCGGAGGACGAGCCCGTAAGCGGTGCCGGGGGCGATGAGGCGGAGCGGCCCGAGGCGCGCCTGGAGCGGGCCGTGCGTGCGGCCGAGCAGGCGCTGATCGAGTTCGAGATCGCCGTGGAGACGTTCCGGGTCGAGGTGGAGAACTTCTCCCGGCTGCACCACCAGCGGCTCGGGCCGATGTACTCGCGGCTCGACGAGCTGGAGGCACAGATCGCCGAAGCGCGTGCCGCGAGCACCGGCGACCCGGAGGACGTGCGCAAGGCGCAGGAGGCCCGGGCCCGGGTCATGCCGATGCCGGGGATCGAGGAGCTGTTCCACGACTGGCTCGACTCGGACGGGCTGTCCGCGGAAGCCTCGGCGATGCTCACCGAGCAGCCCGTGCGTCCACCGCAGCGGGTGCGGCCGAGCGACGAGGCCCGCAAGCTCTACCGGGAGCTCGTCCGCAAGGCGCACCCCGACCTGGCGCAGGACGACACGGAGCGCGCGCGGCGCGACGAGTTCATCGCTCGTGTCAACGCCGCCTACGGCCGTGGGGACGAGGCCCTGCTCCGGGAGCTGTCCGAGGAGTGGGCGGCCGGTCCTGTGCCCGAGGAGTGGCGGCCGAGTCGCAGCGAGGAGCTCTACGTCCGTCTGGAGTGGCTCGCCCAGCGCAAGGAACTGCTGGCGCTCGTCGCCCGCGACCTGGAGGAGAGCGCGATCGGCGCGATGCTCAAGATCGCGCCGGACGACCCCGACCGGCTGTTGGAGGAGATCGCCGAGCAACTGCTCACACAGGTCGGCGAGCGGGAGGCGGAGCTGGCGGGGCTGCTCGGCAGCGGTGCCTGA
- a CDS encoding Stp1/IreP family PP2C-type Ser/Thr phosphatase has product MYPEPTGEVRMSLSLRFAAGSHKGMIREGNEDSGYAGPRLLAIADGMGGQAAGEVASSEVISTIVALDDDVPGSDILTSLGTAVQRANDQLRMMVEEDPQLEGMGTTLTALLWTGQRLGLVHVGDSRAYLLRDGVLTQITQDHTWVQRLVDEGRITEEEATTHPQRSLLMRALGSGDHVEPDLSIREVRAGDRYLICSDGLSGVVSHQTMEDTLASYQGPQETVQQLIELALRGGGPDNITVIVADVLDIDGGDTLAAQLSDTPVVVGAVAENQHQLHDNGAMQTPAGRASSLGRQVPGQGGGGEFGPPGSGDTTGYVSTAGFGGYSDDDFVKPSSGRKWLKRSLYIVLALGVIGGGLYGGYRWTQTQYYVGANDEHVALYQGISQDLAWVSLSKVEKDHPEIELKYLPPYQQKQVKATIAEGGLSDARSKIEELATQASACKKNSERRKAESEQNAKTGEGEAGGVTGTTRTSAASKATPTPTAPSSGQQSPSPDPSKSTTAPTPTPGPSLSDEEQKLVSLCGKQ; this is encoded by the coding sequence ATGTACCCGGAGCCGACGGGCGAGGTGCGCATGAGTCTGTCACTGCGCTTCGCCGCCGGATCGCACAAAGGCATGATCCGCGAGGGCAACGAGGACTCCGGTTACGCCGGTCCCCGCCTGCTCGCGATCGCCGACGGGATGGGCGGCCAGGCCGCCGGTGAGGTCGCCTCCTCCGAGGTGATCTCCACCATCGTCGCGCTCGACGACGACGTGCCCGGCTCCGACATCCTCACCTCGCTCGGCACGGCCGTTCAGCGCGCCAACGACCAGCTCAGGATGATGGTCGAGGAGGACCCCCAGCTCGAGGGCATGGGGACGACCCTCACCGCGCTCCTGTGGACCGGTCAGCGGCTCGGCCTCGTGCACGTCGGTGACTCCCGCGCCTACCTCCTGCGGGACGGCGTGCTGACGCAGATCACGCAGGACCACACGTGGGTCCAGCGCCTCGTCGACGAGGGACGCATCACCGAGGAGGAGGCGACCACCCACCCGCAGCGGTCCCTCCTCATGCGCGCGCTGGGAAGCGGCGACCACGTCGAGCCCGATCTCTCCATCCGTGAGGTCCGCGCCGGCGACCGGTACCTGATCTGCTCCGACGGGCTGTCGGGGGTCGTCTCCCACCAGACGATGGAGGACACCCTCGCCAGCTATCAGGGCCCCCAGGAGACCGTGCAGCAGCTCATCGAGCTCGCGCTGCGCGGCGGCGGCCCCGACAACATCACCGTCATCGTGGCCGACGTCCTCGACATCGACGGCGGGGACACCCTCGCCGCGCAGCTCTCCGACACCCCGGTCGTCGTGGGCGCGGTCGCCGAGAACCAGCACCAGCTGCACGACAACGGCGCCATGCAGACGCCCGCCGGCCGCGCCTCCAGCCTCGGCCGGCAGGTGCCCGGACAGGGTGGCGGCGGTGAGTTCGGCCCGCCCGGCAGCGGCGACACCACCGGTTACGTATCCACGGCGGGGTTCGGCGGCTACTCCGACGACGACTTCGTCAAGCCGAGCTCCGGGCGGAAGTGGCTGAAGAGATCTCTCTACATCGTGCTCGCGCTCGGCGTCATCGGCGGCGGTCTGTACGGCGGATACCGCTGGACCCAGACGCAGTACTACGTCGGCGCCAACGACGAGCACGTCGCGCTCTACCAGGGCATCAGCCAGGACCTTGCCTGGGTCTCGCTCTCGAAGGTGGAGAAGGACCACCCCGAGATCGAACTCAAGTACCTGCCGCCGTACCAGCAGAAGCAGGTCAAGGCCACGATCGCGGAGGGCGGGCTGAGCGACGCCCGGTCGAAGATCGAGGAACTGGCCACCCAGGCGTCCGCCTGTAAGAAAAACTCCGAACGCCGCAAGGCCGAGAGCGAGCAGAACGCGAAGACCGGCGAGGGCGAGGCCGGCGGTGTCACGGGAACCACACGTACCTCCGCCGCGTCCAAGGCCACACCGACGCCGACGGCACCCTCCTCGGGGCAGCAGTCGCCGTCACCCGACCCTTCCAAGTCCACGACCGCACCCACTCCCACACCCGGCCCCAGCCTCTCCGACGAAGAGCAGAAGCTGGTCTCGCTGTGCGGTAAGCAGTAA
- a CDS encoding epimerase: MKVILFGATGMVGRGVLRECLRDAAVESVLVVGRTALGVSHPKLREVVRPDLMDLGGLEERLSGYDACFFCLGVSSAGMKEAAYRTVTYDLTLAVARPLASWNPGLTFCYVSGQGTDSSARGRVMWARVKGETENALLALDGVEAYMFRPGLVQPLDGITSKTRVYRVFYALTGRLLPVLRRLAPRWITTTEHMGLAMIAVARDGAEDRVLEPEGINRLAGA; the protein is encoded by the coding sequence GTGAAGGTGATCCTCTTCGGGGCGACCGGGATGGTCGGCCGCGGGGTTCTGCGGGAGTGCCTTCGGGACGCGGCGGTCGAGAGCGTGCTGGTGGTCGGCCGTACGGCGCTGGGGGTCTCGCATCCGAAGCTGCGGGAGGTCGTTCGGCCCGATCTCATGGACCTCGGCGGGCTGGAGGAGCGACTCTCCGGGTACGACGCCTGCTTCTTCTGCCTCGGTGTCTCGTCGGCAGGCATGAAGGAGGCCGCGTACCGCACCGTCACGTACGACCTCACGCTCGCGGTGGCGCGCCCCCTGGCCTCGTGGAATCCGGGGCTGACCTTCTGTTACGTGTCCGGGCAGGGGACCGACAGCTCCGCGCGCGGGCGGGTCATGTGGGCGCGGGTCAAGGGGGAGACGGAGAACGCGCTGCTCGCGCTGGACGGTGTGGAGGCGTACATGTTCCGGCCGGGGCTCGTCCAGCCGCTCGACGGGATCACGTCCAAGACGCGGGTGTACCGCGTCTTCTACGCGTTGACCGGGAGGCTGCTGCCCGTCCTGCGGAGGCTGGCGCCCCGCTGGATCACCACGACGGAACACATGGGCCTGGCGATGATCGCGGTGGCCCGGGACGGGGCGGAGGACCGGGTGCTGGAGCCCGAGGGGATCAACAGGCTCGCGGGGGCGTGA
- a CDS encoding acyl-CoA dehydrogenase family protein produces the protein MDFTFTEEQQAAVEAAKAVLAGVAPDGVPSPALTAGAVADDFDRVLWARLADADLLSLLLDPRHGGAGLDAIALCLVLRESARVLARVPLLENTAAAVVVQAYGGEELKADLLARTGRGELVLTVAANGRTGHDSAELAVTARQEGNTWVLDGLQTAVPWAQNADFVLVPALSSGSGRSVLALVPRVHEGATFAEQISTSGERLGELRLDSVRVPVRDVIEADGAWERLRDLLATGTCALALGLGEGVLRMTSEYTSKREQFGFPVATFQAVAVQAADRYIDLRAMEATLWQAAWRISTGAGGPLPASGDVAVAKIWASEGVRRVVQTAQHLHGGFGADTDYPLHRYHAWAKQLELSLGPAAAHEEALGDLLAAHTLG, from the coding sequence GTGGACTTCACCTTCACCGAGGAACAGCAGGCGGCCGTGGAGGCGGCGAAGGCGGTCCTCGCGGGGGTCGCGCCGGACGGCGTGCCCAGTCCCGCGCTCACCGCTGGAGCCGTCGCGGACGACTTCGACCGCGTCCTGTGGGCCCGGCTCGCCGACGCGGACCTGCTGAGCCTGCTGCTCGACCCCCGCCACGGCGGCGCCGGTCTGGACGCCATCGCGCTGTGCCTGGTGCTGCGGGAGTCGGCGAGGGTGCTCGCCCGGGTGCCGCTGCTGGAGAACACGGCGGCCGCCGTCGTCGTACAGGCGTACGGCGGCGAGGAGTTGAAAGCCGATCTCCTCGCGCGGACCGGCCGGGGCGAGCTGGTCCTGACGGTCGCCGCGAACGGGCGCACCGGCCATGACAGCGCCGAACTCGCCGTGACCGCACGGCAGGAGGGCAATACCTGGGTCCTGGACGGACTGCAGACGGCGGTGCCCTGGGCGCAGAACGCCGACTTCGTCCTCGTCCCCGCCCTGAGCAGCGGCTCGGGCCGCTCGGTGCTCGCCCTCGTACCCCGCGTCCACGAGGGCGCGACGTTCGCCGAACAGATCTCGACGTCGGGAGAGCGACTCGGCGAACTCCGCCTGGATTCCGTACGCGTCCCCGTCCGAGACGTCATCGAAGCCGATGGCGCCTGGGAACGGCTGCGGGACCTCCTCGCCACCGGGACGTGCGCGCTGGCGCTCGGCCTGGGTGAGGGCGTACTCAGGATGACGAGCGAATACACCAGCAAGCGGGAGCAGTTCGGGTTCCCGGTCGCCACGTTCCAGGCGGTGGCCGTGCAGGCGGCCGACCGCTACATCGATCTGCGCGCGATGGAGGCCACCCTCTGGCAGGCCGCGTGGCGGATCAGCACGGGGGCGGGCGGGCCCCTGCCCGCGTCCGGTGACGTGGCCGTCGCCAAGATCTGGGCCTCCGAGGGCGTACGCCGTGTCGTGCAGACCGCACAGCATCTGCACGGGGGATTCGGCGCGGACACCGACTACCCACTGCACCGGTACCACGCCTGGGCCAAGCAGCTGGAACTCTCGCTCGGCCCGGCGGCAGCACACGAGGAGGCCCTGGGGGACCTTCTGGCGGCGCACACGCTGGGGTGA
- a CDS encoding FhaA domain-containing protein, with the protein MGVLKKFEQRLEGLVNGTFAKVFKSEVQPVEIAGALQRECDNNATIWNRDRTVVPNDFIVELSTPDFERLSPYSGQLGDELAGMVRDYAKQQRYTFMGTIKVHLEKADDLDTGLYRVRSRTLASSANQQAAPERAPAGPPPAAARGQAGGYGYPPAAAPPMPAAPPPGGRPAAAPAGQRPAAAPQPGGRTRHWIEVNGTRHQISRPTLVLGRSTEADVRIDDPGVSRRHCEIRTGTPSTVQDLGSTNGIVVDGQHTTRATLRDGSRIVVGSTTIIYRQAEG; encoded by the coding sequence ATGGGAGTCCTGAAGAAGTTCGAGCAACGTCTCGAAGGTCTGGTCAACGGCACCTTCGCCAAGGTGTTCAAGTCCGAGGTCCAGCCCGTGGAGATCGCGGGAGCGCTTCAGCGCGAGTGCGACAACAACGCCACCATCTGGAACCGCGACCGGACCGTGGTCCCCAACGACTTCATCGTGGAGCTGAGCACGCCGGACTTCGAGCGTCTCAGCCCCTACTCGGGCCAGCTCGGCGACGAGCTGGCCGGCATGGTGCGCGACTACGCCAAGCAGCAGCGCTACACCTTCATGGGCACCATCAAGGTCCACCTGGAGAAGGCGGACGACCTCGACACCGGCCTGTACCGGGTACGCAGTCGTACGCTCGCCTCCTCCGCGAACCAGCAGGCCGCTCCCGAGCGCGCCCCCGCGGGCCCGCCCCCGGCGGCCGCCCGCGGCCAGGCCGGTGGCTACGGCTATCCGCCCGCGGCCGCTCCTCCCATGCCTGCCGCGCCGCCGCCCGGCGGCCGTCCGGCCGCAGCACCCGCGGGCCAGCGGCCCGCCGCGGCCCCGCAGCCGGGTGGCCGCACGCGGCACTGGATCGAGGTCAACGGCACCCGCCATCAGATCTCCCGCCCGACGCTCGTGCTGGGCCGCAGCACCGAAGCCGACGTGCGGATCGACGACCCCGGCGTCTCACGTCGGCACTGTGAGATCCGGACCGGAACGCCCTCGACCGTCCAGGATCTCGGGTCCACCAACGGCATCGTGGTGGACGGGCAGCACACCACCCGCGCTACGCTCCGCGACGGCTCGCGGATCGTCGTGGGCAGCACCACCATCATTTACCGGCAAGCCGAAGGGTGA
- a CDS encoding DUF2252 domain-containing protein, which translates to MRIPKVDGFAGWPAEDLSKKEGKDLRARVPRSVHASFDADGDRPDALTAVKESSRGRLAELTPIRVGRMAATPFAFLRGSAGLMAYDLARTPVTGIGAQICGDAHAANFGLYGDARGGLVMDLNDFDETVHGPWEWDLKRLATSLVLAAREAGADEDTCRKAAHFAAGSYRRTMRLLAKLPALDAWNAIADEELVSHADAHDLLGTLERVSEKARGNTSGRFAAKSTEEVEGGGRRFVDASPVLRRVPDAEAAAVALSLEEYLGTLSEDRRPLLARYAVHDVAFRVVGTGSVGTRSYVVLLLDHREEPLVLQVKEARTSVLVPHLETVGFAVPEVAHEGRRVVIGQKRMQVVSDNLLGWTSVEGRPFQVRQFRNRKGSVDPAALAADQVDDYARMTGALLARAHAHSADPRLVAGYCGKSEELDEAVASFSMAYADRTEADHAELVAAVRAGRIAGELGV; encoded by the coding sequence ATGAGGATTCCGAAGGTGGACGGGTTCGCGGGATGGCCCGCGGAGGACTTGTCCAAGAAGGAGGGCAAGGACCTTCGGGCACGCGTCCCGCGCAGCGTGCACGCGTCGTTCGACGCGGACGGCGACCGCCCGGACGCGTTGACGGCGGTGAAGGAGTCCAGCCGCGGCCGCCTCGCCGAGCTCACCCCGATAAGGGTGGGCAGGATGGCGGCCACGCCCTTCGCCTTTTTGCGCGGTTCGGCCGGCCTGATGGCGTACGACCTGGCGCGTACGCCGGTGACGGGCATCGGCGCGCAGATCTGCGGCGACGCCCACGCGGCCAACTTCGGCCTGTACGGGGACGCGCGGGGCGGCCTCGTCATGGACCTGAACGACTTCGACGAAACGGTGCACGGGCCCTGGGAGTGGGACCTCAAGCGTCTCGCGACCTCGCTGGTGCTCGCCGCACGTGAGGCGGGAGCGGACGAGGACACGTGCCGCAAGGCCGCCCACTTCGCGGCCGGCTCCTACCGGCGCACGATGCGGCTGCTCGCCAAGCTCCCGGCCCTGGACGCGTGGAACGCCATCGCGGACGAGGAGCTGGTCTCGCACGCCGACGCACACGACCTGCTCGGCACGCTGGAGCGGGTCTCGGAGAAGGCGCGGGGCAACACCAGCGGGCGGTTCGCGGCGAAGTCCACCGAGGAGGTGGAGGGCGGCGGGCGCCGGTTCGTCGACGCCTCTCCCGTGCTGCGTCGCGTCCCGGACGCCGAGGCCGCCGCGGTCGCGCTGTCGCTGGAGGAGTACCTGGGCACGCTCTCCGAGGACCGCCGCCCTCTCCTCGCGAGGTACGCGGTGCACGATGTCGCCTTCCGCGTGGTCGGCACGGGCAGCGTGGGCACGCGTTCGTACGTGGTGCTGCTGCTGGACCACCGCGAAGAGCCGCTCGTCCTCCAGGTGAAGGAGGCCCGTACGTCCGTCCTGGTGCCGCATCTGGAGACGGTCGGCTTCGCGGTGCCGGAGGTGGCGCACGAGGGCCGCCGGGTCGTCATCGGCCAGAAGCGCATGCAGGTCGTCAGTGACAACCTCCTCGGCTGGACCTCCGTCGAGGGGCGCCCGTTCCAGGTGAGGCAGTTCCGCAACCGCAAGGGCAGCGTCGATCCCGCGGCGCTGGCAGCGGACCAGGTGGACGACTACGCGCGGATGACGGGGGCGCTGCTGGCGCGGGCACACGCCCACAGTGCCGATCCGCGGCTGGTCGCGGGCTACTGCGGCAAGAGCGAGGAGCTGGACGAGGCGGTCGCCTCCTTCTCGATGGCGTACGCGGACCGCACCGAGGCCGACCACGCGGAGCTGGTGGCAGCCGTGCGCGCGGGGCGGATCGCGGGCGAGCTGGGGGTCTGA
- a CDS encoding FHA domain-containing protein FhaB/FipA, protein MSELTLTVMRLGFLAVLWLFVIVAVQVIRSDLFGTRVTQRGSRREAQRPQQTARQTAPPPQRQQAAPSGGGRQRRGAPTKLVVSEGTLTGTTVALQGQTITLGRAHDSTIVLDDDYASSRHARIYPDRDGQWIVEDLGSTNGTYLDRTRLTTPLPVPLGAPIRIGKTVIELRK, encoded by the coding sequence ATGTCAGAGCTGACCCTCACGGTCATGCGGCTGGGTTTCCTGGCCGTACTGTGGCTGTTCGTGATCGTGGCCGTGCAGGTCATCCGCAGCGACCTGTTCGGAACGCGCGTCACACAGCGCGGGTCGCGACGGGAAGCCCAGAGGCCGCAGCAGACCGCGCGCCAAACCGCGCCACCACCGCAGCGCCAGCAGGCGGCGCCCAGCGGCGGCGGCCGCCAGCGCCGTGGCGCTCCCACCAAGCTGGTCGTCTCCGAGGGCACCCTCACGGGCACGACGGTCGCCCTGCAGGGGCAGACCATCACGCTGGGCCGCGCACACGACAGCACCATCGTGCTGGACGACGACTACGCCTCCAGCAGGCATGCCAGGATCTACCCGGACCGTGACGGCCAGTGGATCGTCGAGGATCTCGGGTCCACCAACGGCACGTATCTCGACCGGACCCGACTGACGACTCCTCTGCCGGTTCCGCTGGGCGCGCCGATCCGCATCGGCAAGACCGTCATCGAGCTGCGGAAGTAG
- a CDS encoding rhodanese-like domain-containing protein — MPTVEVGDLADGDFLLDVREDDEWQAGHAQGALHIPISEFVARYGELTEAAPQDGRVNVICRSGGRSAQVAMYLSQQGVDAVNVDGGMQVWAATGRPVVNAEGQPGFVL, encoded by the coding sequence GTGCCCACGGTCGAGGTCGGGGATCTCGCGGACGGAGACTTCCTGCTGGACGTCCGGGAGGACGACGAGTGGCAGGCGGGTCACGCCCAGGGGGCACTGCACATCCCCATCAGTGAATTCGTTGCGCGGTACGGCGAGTTGACCGAAGCGGCGCCGCAGGACGGCAGGGTCAACGTGATCTGCCGCTCGGGTGGCCGGTCGGCGCAGGTCGCGATGTACCTCAGCCAGCAGGGCGTCGACGCGGTGAACGTCGACGGCGGCATGCAGGTCTGGGCGGCCACGGGCCGCCCCGTGGTGAACGCGGAGGGGCAGCCGGGGTTCGTGCTGTAG
- a CDS encoding peptidoglycan D,D-transpeptidase FtsI family protein produces the protein MNKPLRRIAIFCGLLVLALLIRDNWIQYVQADTLKKDPKNRRVAIARYATPRGDIIVDGNPITGSTKTSGDDFNDFEYKRTYKDGAMWAPVTGYASQAFGATQLESIEDGILTGNDDRLFFRRTLDMITGEKQEGGNVVTTLNAAAQKAAYKGLLKQGKGAVAAIDPETGAILALASTPSYDPSSFAGNSTKVDGSAWEKLQKKNNPDNPMLNRALREIYPPGSTFKVVTAAAALENGVYDDADEKTDSPLPYTLPDTTTELKNEGNIPCKNATLREALRVSCNTVFGKLGVDVGKEDMLEEAKKFGFNSEQFVPIRSSASVFPEKMDRPQTALSSIGQFETATTPLQMAMVSAAIANDGKLMKPYMVDKLQAPNLDVIAQTDPEQMSEPLSEKNAQILQSMMETVVKEGTGTKGQINEDGVTVGGKTGTAQRGVDNSENPYAWFISYAKLDDGSSPVAVAVVVEDESANRDDISGGGLAAPIARDVMKAVIDSKK, from the coding sequence GTGAACAAGCCCCTGCGCCGGATCGCGATCTTCTGCGGCCTCCTCGTCCTCGCCCTGCTCATCCGCGACAACTGGATCCAGTACGTCCAGGCGGACACGCTGAAGAAGGACCCCAAGAACCGCCGCGTCGCCATCGCCCGCTACGCCACCCCGCGCGGCGACATCATCGTCGACGGCAACCCGATCACCGGGTCCACCAAGACGAGTGGCGACGACTTCAACGACTTCGAGTACAAGCGCACCTACAAGGACGGCGCGATGTGGGCCCCCGTCACGGGCTACGCCTCGCAGGCCTTCGGTGCCACGCAGCTGGAGAGCATCGAGGACGGCATCCTCACCGGCAACGACGACCGGCTCTTCTTCCGCCGCACCCTCGACATGATCACCGGCGAGAAGCAGGAGGGCGGCAATGTCGTCACCACGCTCAACGCCGCCGCGCAGAAGGCCGCGTACAAGGGTCTGTTGAAGCAGGGCAAGGGTGCCGTCGCCGCGATCGACCCGGAGACCGGGGCGATCCTGGCACTGGCCTCCACCCCCTCGTACGACCCGTCGTCGTTCGCCGGGAACTCCACCAAGGTCGACGGCAGTGCCTGGGAGAAGCTCCAGAAGAAGAACAACCCCGACAACCCGATGCTCAACCGGGCGCTGCGCGAGATCTACCCGCCCGGATCCACCTTCAAGGTGGTCACCGCCGCCGCGGCGCTGGAGAACGGCGTCTACGACGACGCCGACGAGAAGACCGACTCGCCGCTGCCGTACACCCTGCCGGACACCACCACCGAGCTGAAGAACGAGGGGAACATCCCCTGCAAGAACGCGACGCTGCGCGAGGCGCTGCGGGTGTCCTGCAACACCGTCTTCGGCAAGCTGGGCGTCGACGTCGGCAAGGAGGACATGCTGGAGGAGGCCAAGAAGTTCGGCTTCAACTCCGAGCAGTTCGTGCCGATCCGTTCCAGCGCCTCCGTCTTCCCCGAGAAGATGGACCGGCCGCAGACCGCGCTCAGCTCGATCGGCCAGTTCGAGACCGCCACGACTCCGCTGCAGATGGCCATGGTGTCCGCGGCCATCGCCAACGACGGCAAGCTCATGAAGCCGTACATGGTCGACAAGCTCCAGGCGCCGAACCTCGACGTCATCGCGCAGACCGATCCGGAGCAGATGAGCGAGCCGCTGTCCGAGAAGAACGCCCAGATCCTTCAGTCGATGATGGAGACGGTCGTCAAGGAGGGCACCGGCACCAAGGGCCAGATCAACGAGGACGGCGTCACCGTCGGTGGCAAGACCGGTACCGCCCAGCGTGGTGTCGACAACAGCGAGAACCCGTACGCCTGGTTCATCTCGTACGCGAAGCTCGACGACGGCAGCTCTCCGGTCGCCGTCGCCGTGGTCGTCGAGGACGAGAGCGCCAACCGTGACGACATCTCCGGCGGCGGTCTGGCCGCTCCGATCGCAAGGGACGTGATGAAGGCAGTCATCGACAGCAAGAAGTGA